TGAATATCTGGCATTAATAGTATCGATCTGTGTTTCCATTCTCTGTCCATCGCTACTGGAGTGCATGACATCTTGAATATCATAAAGGTGAAAAACTGGTAGAGTCGCAATCGCATTTGTGATGGCATCATTAGCAGCATGGAGAGTTTCTAGTCGCAGGTAATTACGCGCTGTCGTCATCATGGATGAATGACTCAATCCTGATACCTCGGCCATTTTTCCTAGCCCCATATTAGTGCCCATTCCCACAATGCAGGCTAAAATTTCACTTGGATTGGGTTCTTGTTTAACATAACGATCTAACACATGAGTAAAGGCACTCAAAAATCCCGTATTTGCCGCCACAAACCATAATAAGTCAGCAATCCCAATTCCAGGTAACTGGCTATAAAACGGGCTATTGACTGGTTCTTCTGCGCTGGGATAAATCAGCTTCCAACGAGACTTATCAGCAGTCCCACTGACCTTAATATGTTGATTGAGACCATCTGTAATTCGTTGATTGACAACCTTGAACTTAGTTTCCAATGCTTGCTCGAATTCCGTCAGTGTCTCTTGAATTGGAGCTATTAATATCGGCGCACCAATTTCCTCCAACAACTCATTTTTATGCCGCCACCGCTCGTCGCCAATCAAGTCATCCTCAAAACGACGAAACTCATTACTGTCGCGCACAAACACGTCCCCAGAAGAGAGCGCATTTCGTAGTAGTCGGTAAATCAGAAATTCATAACGATCGATCTCTAATATCTTCTCCTTGCCATCTGCTGTGGCTGTTGGATACAAGTAACGTTGTAAACTTTTGGGTATGACTGCTGCTGGAAAAGTAGTTGGATCTGTTTGTCTAGGTGACTTCCCTTGTTGAAGCAAAGTTTGCAAGAACACGACCGCTGCTAGCAGTGGTGCATCAGATACTCGACTAGCGAATGTAAGATCGGCGAACAGTTGACGCAGATTGCGCTTGAAGGTGTTCGACAGCTTAGAATAAGCCGACCACTCAAACCCAGTTTTGTCGAACTTTATATTACGCATATAGTCTGACACCAATGGGAAACTGGCAGGGTCGAGGATGGAGAAAGCTTTTGCCTTGACGACTGAAAATGGTAGATCGTCAGTAATCGACTCATCCACAAATAGGTTGAGGATTTGACCCGCCGCTTGGAGGTTATTTGCAGCATCTGTCAATGCTTGTTGCATTGCTTGTTCCGCGCCCAGCTTGGCTTGTTTTTCGTATTGGTTAACCAAATGGATAAAAGCCTCAATCAGATTGTCATTAATCTGGCGAAACCGATGATAGGCAAAACACAACAAATACAACCGGACTGTCGCCAGGGACATCCGCCGCAGCTTATAAGCCGTGTAAAACTTGACTAATCCTACGTAATATTTGCCACTTTCATTAGAAATACCCGTTGTTGCTAAAAAGGTTTGAGCAAATTCATGTAGTGGCTGGAAGTATTTGCGGCGATCTACTTCACGCCGCAGTTCCTTGTAACTGAAATCCTTTGGCTCTTGCTTGAGCAAGTTGATGCCATAGACACCTTCCTCGGCTTCCAGCAGGGTTTTTAACTGATTTTCTACCGTCGGCGTGATGGCTTTGGTGAGTAGTTTCGTAATTCGAGTGCGTTCGCCTGTGACCACTCGACCAATCATCTCTTGAAGGAATCGATAGCTAGGTGCAACGACACGTTGCC
This genomic interval from Nostoc sp. KVJ3 contains the following:
- a CDS encoding Tn3 family transposase, encoding MSSNSRRLAILSAKEVDDLYGLPHFTEDKRHLYFDLSTAEREVVAAVRTVSVAVHLTLQLGYFKAKRQFFSYQQDAVIEDLNYILKQNFPGQRLASIKLPFRHTRSEQQQIILQLFNYRLCNSDAKVELESKARRVAMLSIQPIYILRELIQHLAGQRVVAPSYRFLQEMIGRVVTGERTRITKLLTKAITPTVENQLKTLLEAEEGVYGINLLKQEPKDFSYKELRREVDRRKYFQPLHEFAQTFLATTGISNESGKYYVGLVKFYTAYKLRRMSLATVRLYLLCFAYHRFRQINDNLIEAFIHLVNQYEKQAKLGAEQAMQQALTDAANNLQAAGQILNLFVDESITDDLPFSVVKAKAFSILDPASFPLVSDYMRNIKFDKTGFEWSAYSKLSNTFKRNLRQLFADLTFASRVSDAPLLAAVVFLQTLLQQGKSPRQTDPTTFPAAVIPKSLQRYLYPTATADGKEKILEIDRYEFLIYRLLRNALSSGDVFVRDSNEFRRFEDDLIGDERWRHKNELLEEIGAPILIAPIQETLTEFEQALETKFKVVNQRITDGLNQHIKVSGTADKSRWKLIYPSAEEPVNSPFYSQLPGIGIADLLWFVAANTGFLSAFTHVLDRYVKQEPNPSEILACIVGMGTNMGLGKMAEVSGLSHSSMMTTARNYLRLETLHAANDAITNAIATLPVFHLYDIQDVMHSSSDGQRMETQIDTINARYSPKYFGLQKGVSAYTLVANHVPINAKIIGTHEHESHYVFDLLHNNTSDIKPERHSTDTHGTNQVNFWILHAFGYHFAPRYRDLHKKMGALVGAKHPNEYSDFLIKPVRKIYRDLIEQEWPNIQRIMASLAQKDVTQATIVRKLASYERQNQTKKALWELENICRTLYILDFIDDVTLRQTVQKALNRGEAYHRFRRAVAYVNGGKFRVKTEGEQQIWNECSRLISNAVIYYNTLLLSRVYAQKQAVDDQEALAIIKDISPVAWQHINLFGTFEFSPSTSKVDIDALVVRYADPTYWHQAIQDESEPTLPEKHN